The Aeromicrobium tamlense nucleotide sequence CTCGTGGCTCGCCGTGTAGCCGAGGGACTCGTAGAAGCGGTGGGCGTCGGTGCGGCGCTTGTCCGAGGTCAGCTGCGCGAGGGTGGCCCCGCGAGCCGCGCCCCACGCGTGGGCCCAGCCGATCAGGGCGCGCCCGAGCCCGGAGCCGCGGGTCGACGACGCCACGCGGACCGCCTCGATCAGCAGCCGCTTCGTCCCGCCGCGCGACAGCCCGGGCAGCAGCGTCAGCTGCATCGTCGCGACGAGCATGCCGTCGTCGTCGCGGACCACCACCAGGAGGTGGGCGTCGTCCCGGTCGACGTCGCGGAACGCCTCGACGTAGGGCGCGAGATCCACCGACTCGCGACCCGCGCCGATCTCGTCGTCGGTCAGCAGCGCGACGATGCCGGGCACGTCCGGCTCGGCGGCGCGCTCGAGCGCGAAGGTGCGGCCGTCCAGCGTGAGGGTGTCCATGCCGCCAGTCTCACAGCCCGCGGACGACGGGAGCGCTCGGCGTCAGGCCGGCTCGCTGACGTACCGCGTCGCGTGGTGCACGAGGAGGTCGTGGAGGTCCTGCGCCGCCTTCGTCGGCCGGGCGCCGCGGCGGCGCAGCAGGGCCATCCGGATCACGGTGCCCTCGTCCTCGATGGGGCGGAACGCGAGCCGCGTGCTCGCCTCGCGCAGGTCGAAGG carries:
- a CDS encoding GNAT family N-acetyltransferase gives rise to the protein MDTLTLDGRTFALERAAEPDVPGIVALLTDDEIGAGRESVDLAPYVEAFRDVDRDDAHLLVVVRDDDGMLVATMQLTLLPGLSRGGTKRLLIEAVRVASSTRGSGLGRALIGWAHAWGAARGATLAQLTSDKRRTDAHRFYESLGYTASHEGFKRPLESDAP